A single window of Sulfurihydrogenibium subterraneum DSM 15120 DNA harbors:
- the rimP gene encoding ribosome maturation factor RimP, protein MKLEDKVKELLTPILENRGLKLVDIEYITGKRPVLRIYIYNPEGTSIDDCEYVSQRIGSILDVEDLIKTSYTLEVSSPGLDRKFKNVEEYNIFKGKDVVIKTKEPIDDKRTFKGVLEGLEDNIVKLKQDNIVIEIPLDKISQTKLDF, encoded by the coding sequence ATGAAGTTAGAAGACAAAGTTAAAGAATTATTAACTCCAATATTGGAAAATAGAGGTTTAAAATTAGTCGATATAGAGTATATTACAGGTAAAAGACCAGTACTTAGAATATATATATACAACCCTGAAGGGACTTCTATAGATGATTGTGAGTATGTAAGCCAAAGAATAGGTTCTATTTTAGATGTTGAAGACTTAATAAAAACATCTTACACTTTAGAAGTATCATCCCCTGGATTAGACAGAAAGTTTAAAAACGTTGAAGAATACAACATATTCAAAGGTAAAGATGTTGTTATTAAAACAAAAGAACCCATAGACGATAAAAGGACGTTTAAAGGTGTTTTAGAAGGTCTTGAAGATAACATAGTTAAATTAAAACAGGACAACATAGTAATAGAAATACCTTTAGATAAAATATCACAAACAAAATTAGATTTTTAG
- a CDS encoding flagellar brake protein — MDNNRNLAVEGYQKAVEKLSGTDINAVIFLLLFIISLILMAIVLGNLSKKLRAKKQKEDFMRYTKEKNLTDEQIKIIWDYSKKLGRDPFLAIEFKAPFEKIIDVYIKENPNIDENLIKEMREKLGFDYVPYFVPITTSKDIELFQGGKLKTEEGITYNVALYDKDELYMYWVITDKTIPTIKPEDRVKVSFIRKSDAAYTLEGQVIDVINENGRVIVKIPHTFELIRIQRREYPRVEVEIESLLGKKEKKDGQEILLWIIAKILDISPSGAKVCINPEEKDKLKLLIGDKILLSFNLLEKEFQEEAEIVNIHEKQNILCYGVKFTDIKEFQQKHIFEFVRKEQKRLAELYKKQS, encoded by the coding sequence ATGGATAACAACAGAAATTTAGCAGTAGAAGGATATCAAAAAGCGGTAGAAAAGTTAAGTGGCACAGATATTAATGCGGTAATATTTCTTCTTTTATTTATAATTTCTCTCATTTTGATGGCAATTGTTTTAGGTAATTTATCAAAAAAGTTAAGAGCTAAAAAACAAAAAGAAGATTTTATGAGATACACAAAAGAAAAAAATCTAACAGATGAGCAAATAAAAATAATTTGGGATTATTCAAAAAAATTGGGAAGAGACCCGTTTCTTGCAATAGAGTTTAAAGCACCTTTTGAAAAGATTATAGATGTATACATAAAGGAAAACCCTAACATTGATGAAAATTTAATAAAGGAAATGAGAGAAAAACTTGGATTTGATTATGTACCCTACTTTGTACCTATTACAACCAGTAAAGATATTGAACTTTTCCAAGGTGGTAAACTAAAAACAGAGGAAGGTATAACTTACAATGTTGCTCTTTACGACAAAGATGAGCTTTACATGTATTGGGTCATAACAGATAAAACCATTCCAACAATAAAACCTGAAGATAGAGTAAAAGTATCCTTTATAAGAAAATCAGATGCTGCCTATACTTTAGAGGGACAGGTTATAGATGTTATAAATGAAAATGGAAGGGTTATCGTTAAAATCCCTCACACTTTTGAACTAATTAGGATTCAAAGGAGAGAATATCCAAGGGTTGAAGTAGAAATAGAATCTTTATTGGGTAAAAAAGAAAAAAAAGATGGACAAGAAATTCTTCTATGGATTATAGCTAAGATTTTAGATATAAGCCCTTCAGGAGCAAAAGTATGTATAAACCCAGAAGAAAAAGATAAATTGAAACTATTGATAGGAGATAAAATCTTACTTTCTTTCAATCTCTTAGAAAAAGAATTCCAAGAAGAAGCAGAAATTGTTAATATTCACGAAAAACAAAACATACTTTGTTATGGTGTTAAGTTCACAGATATTAAAGAATTTCAACAAAAACATATATTTGAATTTGTTAGAAAAGAACAAAAAAGATTGGCAGAGCTTTATAAAAAACAATCTTGA
- the alr gene encoding alanine racemase translates to MDFIRSVALVNTENLKKNVENVYKFSNKKIFAVVKADAYGHDAEIVSKALSSLDFIEGFCVATAYEGYLLRNFGIEKSIIVLGGILKQELELFNQCSLIPVISDFFHLEVAENLKFKKIHIKFDTGMRRLGFYGSDIEKLKEKIKGFEIEGILSHLPSADTDPEYTKNQIEDFKRILKKIDINPKYIHIQNSAGVVYDCPFCNTIRLGIAMYGEKPTQNYPIDLYPVMTVLSKVISVKNIKKGDKISYCGTFTADRDMKVAVVSFGYADGLPRALSNKGYVLINGKYCKILGNVTMDMTIVDVSDLDVVNVGDDVVIVGKSKDKEIKFSDIANLSGTIAYEIMCGISKRVVREEVK, encoded by the coding sequence TTGGATTTTATTAGAAGTGTTGCCTTAGTAAATACAGAAAATCTAAAAAAAAATGTAGAAAATGTATATAAATTTTCCAATAAAAAGATTTTTGCAGTAGTCAAAGCAGATGCTTATGGACATGATGCTGAAATAGTATCAAAAGCGTTGTCTTCTTTGGATTTTATTGAAGGTTTTTGTGTTGCTACTGCTTATGAAGGGTATCTTTTAAGAAACTTTGGAATAGAAAAATCTATAATTGTTTTAGGTGGTATATTAAAGCAAGAGTTGGAGCTGTTTAATCAGTGCAGTTTAATACCAGTGATTTCAGATTTTTTTCATCTTGAAGTAGCAGAAAATCTAAAATTTAAAAAGATACATATAAAGTTTGATACAGGGATGAGAAGACTTGGTTTTTATGGTTCTGATATAGAAAAGTTAAAAGAAAAAATAAAAGGATTTGAGATTGAAGGGATTTTGTCCCATTTACCGTCAGCTGACACAGACCCTGAATATACTAAAAATCAGATAGAAGACTTTAAAAGAATATTAAAAAAGATAGATATTAATCCAAAGTATATTCATATACAAAACTCTGCTGGTGTTGTGTATGACTGTCCCTTTTGTAATACTATCAGATTAGGTATTGCTATGTATGGAGAAAAACCTACACAAAATTATCCGATAGACCTTTACCCTGTTATGACAGTTCTATCTAAGGTAATATCTGTTAAAAACATTAAAAAAGGGGATAAAATATCTTACTGTGGAACTTTTACAGCTGATAGAGATATGAAGGTTGCAGTAGTTTCTTTTGGTTATGCAGATGGTCTTCCAAGGGCTTTATCTAACAAAGGATATGTGCTCATAAACGGAAAATACTGTAAAATACTTGGAAATGTTACTATGGACATGACTATTGTAGACGTTTCGGATTTAGATGTGGTTAATGTAGGAGATGACGTTGTAATTGTTGGAAAAAGTAAAGATAAAGAGATAAAATTTTCTGATATTGCAAATCTATCTGGAACTATTGCTTACGAGATTATGTGTGGTATATCTAAAAGAGTTGTTAGAGAAGAGGTAAAGTAA
- a CDS encoding AEC family transporter produces MIQNLTIIFFFFSLGYIYRKIKIFPENYSKPYVDFIMHVGFPALVINNIYHLKFTSDVFMALLTGWIALILNILFSYKVATLIKLDKKSAISFVMVSTFANTGFLGYPFILSLYGSEGLRYAVIFDNLAMFLPIYILAPILISFAKEEKSFKVDLKKLLLFPPFTALLIALSLKPFQLPSIVLKILDMLGSTVIPLILFSVGMNLRFSSIKKDIKIISLVLFIKQLLLPLSVLIMLLIIGVSLTLPWKVAILQLSMPPMVLASIFVIEANLNKDIAVSSVALGVILSFLSVPLIYYILENVV; encoded by the coding sequence ATGATACAAAACTTAACTATAATCTTTTTCTTCTTTTCCCTTGGATACATTTATAGAAAAATAAAAATATTTCCAGAAAATTACTCAAAACCCTATGTAGATTTTATAATGCACGTAGGGTTCCCAGCTTTAGTTATTAACAACATTTACCATTTAAAGTTTACCTCTGATGTTTTTATGGCTTTACTTACAGGATGGATAGCACTTATACTCAACATTCTCTTTTCTTACAAAGTAGCCACATTAATTAAACTTGACAAAAAATCAGCAATCTCCTTTGTCATGGTTTCTACCTTTGCAAACACAGGATTTTTAGGCTATCCTTTTATACTCTCCCTTTACGGAAGTGAAGGTTTAAGGTATGCGGTTATCTTTGACAATCTTGCAATGTTTTTACCTATTTACATCCTTGCTCCCATACTTATATCCTTTGCAAAAGAAGAGAAGTCGTTTAAAGTAGATTTGAAAAAACTTCTTCTTTTTCCACCTTTTACCGCCCTTCTAATAGCACTATCTTTAAAACCTTTTCAGCTTCCAAGTATAGTTTTGAAAATACTGGATATGCTTGGTTCTACCGTAATACCTCTTATTCTTTTTTCTGTAGGTATGAACTTAAGATTTTCATCTATTAAAAAAGATATAAAAATCATATCTTTAGTTTTATTCATAAAACAACTTTTACTACCTTTGAGTGTTTTAATCATGCTCTTAATTATAGGAGTTTCATTAACTCTTCCGTGGAAGGTTGCTATATTACAACTTTCAATGCCACCAATGGTTTTAGCATCAATTTTTGTAATAGAAGCTAATTTAAACAAAGATATAGCCGTATCTTCAGTTGCTTTAGGTGTTATTTTAAGTTTTTTATCAGTACCTTTGATATACTACATATTAGAAAATGTGGTATAA
- the lspA gene encoding signal peptidase II, whose product MNRKNIAFWYIFFFVFFLDLTTKYLAENFLQGKTISIIPNFFDLTLVWNKGAAFGMLAEAPDYVRKFILVGSSIVAIVVVIVYFLKSKDKLSYVEIFSLSLIGGGSLGNLYDRFLLGQVRDFLDFYIKDHHWPAFNIADASITVGIGLFIFYELYLKKKSIINS is encoded by the coding sequence ATGAACAGAAAAAATATAGCTTTTTGGTATATTTTCTTTTTTGTATTTTTTTTAGATTTAACCACAAAATACTTAGCAGAAAACTTTTTACAAGGTAAAACTATATCTATAATTCCAAATTTTTTTGACTTAACTCTGGTTTGGAATAAAGGTGCAGCTTTTGGAATGTTGGCAGAAGCTCCAGATTACGTAAGAAAATTTATTCTGGTAGGGTCTTCTATAGTAGCTATTGTAGTTGTTATAGTTTACTTTCTTAAATCTAAAGACAAACTATCATATGTAGAAATTTTTTCACTTTCTTTGATAGGTGGCGGTTCGTTAGGCAACCTTTACGATAGATTTCTTTTAGGACAGGTAAGGGATTTTTTAGATTTTTACATAAAAGACCATCATTGGCCAGCTTTTAATATAGCAGATGCTTCAATCACTGTAGGAATAGGATTATTCATATTCTATGAACTTTATCTAAAAAAGAAGAGTATAATAAATAGTTAA
- a CDS encoding TraR/DksA family transcriptional regulator, which yields MDLEKIREKLLEKRNQILKSLEESAKSDINEKTGVGDDADTVTDELSRETHYKLTQADRETLYLIDLALRKIDSGTYGICEECGAVIGEKRLEAIPWVRLCIDCSQNEEIVRQFQQRNEEEMIYNIIPPALGEEEESKNLQAE from the coding sequence ATGGATTTAGAAAAAATCAGGGAGAAGCTTTTAGAAAAAAGAAATCAAATTTTAAAATCTTTAGAAGAGTCAGCTAAAAGCGACATAAATGAAAAAACAGGTGTAGGAGATGATGCTGATACAGTAACAGATGAATTAAGTAGAGAAACTCATTACAAACTTACACAAGCAGATAGAGAAACTTTATACCTTATAGACCTTGCTTTGAGAAAGATAGATAGTGGAACATACGGTATCTGTGAAGAATGTGGTGCAGTTATAGGAGAAAAAAGGTTAGAAGCAATACCTTGGGTTAGACTCTGTATAGATTGTAGCCAAAATGAAGAGATAGTAAGACAGTTCCAGCAAAGAAACGAAGAAGAAATGATATACAATATCATTCCACCAGCATTAGGAGAAGAAGAAGAATCTAAAAATCTTCAGGCTGAGTAA
- the tsf gene encoding translation elongation factor Ts, producing MAVDAKLVKTLREMTGAGMLECKSALEEANGDLELAVEILRKKGVAKAAKKAGRETKEGLIHAYIHAGGRIGVLLELNCETDFVARNDLFKELANEIALQIAAMKPQYVKREDVPREVVEKEGEIAREAAIAEGKPPHIAEKIAEGKLEKFYKEVCLYEQPYIKDDKKTIEELIKEYIAKIGENIQVRRFCRYELGE from the coding sequence ATGGCGGTAGATGCAAAGTTAGTTAAAACATTAAGAGAAATGACTGGAGCTGGAATGCTTGAGTGTAAATCAGCTTTAGAAGAAGCAAATGGGGATTTAGAGTTAGCAGTTGAAATACTCAGGAAAAAAGGTGTTGCAAAAGCAGCTAAGAAAGCTGGAAGAGAAACAAAAGAAGGTTTAATACATGCCTATATACATGCAGGTGGAAGAATAGGTGTTTTACTTGAGTTAAACTGTGAGACAGACTTTGTAGCAAGAAACGATTTATTTAAAGAGCTTGCAAACGAGATAGCTCTACAAATTGCAGCGATGAAACCTCAATACGTAAAAAGAGAAGATGTACCAAGAGAAGTAGTTGAAAAAGAAGGAGAAATTGCAAGAGAAGCTGCTATAGCAGAAGGAAAACCTCCTCATATAGCAGAAAAAATAGCAGAAGGAAAGTTAGAAAAATTCTACAAAGAAGTCTGTCTTTACGAACAACCATACATAAAAGATGACAAAAAAACCATAGAAGAACTTATTAAAGAATACATAGCAAAAATAGGAGAAAATATCCAAGTAAGAAGATTCTGCAGATACGAATTAGGAGAGTAA
- the frr gene encoding ribosome recycling factor — MIEEYLKEAEKRMKGAVAKFKEELAGIRTGRASTGLVENIKVEYYGSEIPLKQLATISTPEPSQIVIQTWDKGAVKSIEKALMEANIGANPQTEGNTIRLNLPPMTEERRKEVVKIIHKFAEEARVAVRNIRRDEKENIEKLKKEGFSEDDVKKALEKLQKLTDKYIEEINQLAESKEKEILSI; from the coding sequence ATGATAGAGGAGTACCTTAAAGAAGCTGAAAAAAGAATGAAAGGTGCTGTAGCAAAATTCAAAGAAGAACTTGCAGGTATTAGAACAGGAAGAGCATCAACTGGATTAGTTGAAAATATAAAAGTTGAGTATTACGGGTCTGAAATACCTTTAAAACAACTTGCAACGATCTCCACACCTGAACCGTCTCAAATAGTAATTCAAACGTGGGATAAAGGTGCAGTAAAATCAATAGAGAAAGCCTTAATGGAAGCAAACATTGGTGCTAATCCTCAAACAGAAGGAAACACAATAAGACTAAACCTTCCACCAATGACAGAAGAAAGAAGAAAAGAGGTGGTTAAAATAATACATAAATTTGCGGAAGAGGCAAGAGTTGCTGTAAGAAACATAAGAAGAGACGAGAAAGAAAATATAGAAAAACTTAAAAAAGAAGGCTTTTCAGAAGATGACGTCAAAAAAGCATTAGAAAAACTCCAAAAATTAACTGACAAATACATTGAAGAAATAAACCAATTGGCAGAATCAAAAGAAAAAGAAATTTTGTCTATATAA
- the pyrH gene encoding UMP kinase — translation MPLVYKRILLKLSGEALMGDQDYGIDPLFVSELCDEIKDVYDIGVQIAIVIGGGNIFRGIKGTEMGLDRATADYMGMLATVMNALALQDALEKKDVPTRVMSAIEMRQIAEPYIRRRAIRHLEKGRIVIFAAGTGSPFFTTDTTGALRAAEIKADLLLKATKVDGVYDKDPMKHSDAKLLKEISYLDAINKNLKVMDHTALTLCMENKLPIAVFNIKKKGNLRKIVFGEDVGSIVR, via the coding sequence TTGCCTTTAGTTTATAAAAGAATACTCCTTAAGCTATCAGGTGAAGCTCTAATGGGGGATCAAGATTACGGGATTGATCCCCTTTTTGTAAGTGAACTTTGTGATGAGATAAAAGATGTTTACGATATAGGAGTACAGATAGCTATTGTAATAGGTGGTGGAAACATATTTAGAGGTATAAAAGGCACGGAAATGGGACTTGACAGAGCCACTGCGGATTATATGGGAATGCTGGCAACTGTAATGAACGCTTTGGCTTTACAAGATGCTTTAGAGAAGAAAGACGTCCCTACCAGAGTAATGTCCGCTATTGAGATGAGACAAATTGCAGAGCCTTACATAAGAAGAAGAGCAATAAGACACCTTGAAAAAGGTAGAATAGTTATTTTTGCAGCTGGAACTGGAAGCCCTTTTTTTACTACAGACACAACAGGAGCATTAAGAGCTGCTGAGATAAAAGCAGATTTACTTTTAAAAGCAACAAAAGTAGACGGCGTTTACGATAAAGACCCTATGAAACATAGCGATGCAAAACTTTTAAAAGAGATATCCTACTTAGACGCAATAAACAAAAATCTTAAAGTTATGGATCATACAGCTTTGACACTCTGTATGGAAAACAAACTTCCTATAGCGGTCTTCAACATAAAGAAAAAAGGAAACTTGAGAAAAATAGTATTTGGAGAAGACGTCGGTTCAATAGTAAGGTAA
- the secA gene encoding preprotein translocase subunit SecA, whose translation MIGFLVKKLFGTKNEREIKKLKSIVEKINKLEPELDPLSNLEIRQESLKLIEKVRSDNHLSEAITGGEIVEELPLAFALAREAAKRTLGLRPFDVQLIGALALHKGMIAEMKTGEGKTLVAAISIYLNALTGKGVHLVTVNDYLAKRDAITMGSIYKFLGLSVGVINTNHVSYLIEWADEEKFKRALELDKRVWEKGFFGELLPPEKFDVEARKDFFTVAVESDRRSAYEADITYGTNNEFGFDYLRDNMVFSKDQMVQVKGHHYAIVDEVDSILIDEARTPLIISGPSGEDVSIYYMTDAFVKTLIKDEDYTVDEKNKTAVLTEKGVEKAEKYFNLENLYDPRNVDILHAINQSLRANTLYHRDVDYVVKDGEVIIVDEFTGRLMPGRRWSDGLHQAIEAKEGVKIQAENQTLASITFQNYFRMYKKLAGMTGTAETEALEFKEIYNLDVLVIPTNKPVKRIDYPDLVYKTKKEKFNQVIEEIERLHKQGRPVLVGTVSVETSEYLSGLLKKKGIPHNVLNAKNHEREAEIIAQAGRIGAVTISTNMAGRGTDILLGGNPEFLAKEILKKKGLTPETATEEQYAQALKEAQKITQEEKQKVIELGGLAVIGTERHESRRIDNQLRGRAGRQGDPGSSRFYLSLEDDLLRLFGGDRLKALMDRLKIPENEPIESTMVSKAIENAQKRVEGQNFQIRKRLLEFDDVMNKQRQVIYSLRKDILEGVNLKDEIKLWLTDIVLYFLDKYAPADQYQEKWDFEELKKTFKEWLGLDIEILTDREWDRKELEEYILKQLEEYYNQKEEKLGSSLMREFERYMTLQVLDNLWKDHLHNLDRLRESVYLRGYAQRDPLVEYKKESFELFEDMMFKLKYNTLEYLYKLQVQSEEVLEEEKAKKEKEAEKTLKKADTNKEEEKKKKVIKYKNRMERRKNK comes from the coding sequence TTGATAGGGTTTTTAGTAAAAAAACTTTTTGGAACAAAAAACGAAAGAGAGATAAAAAAGTTAAAATCAATAGTTGAGAAAATAAATAAATTAGAGCCTGAGCTTGACCCATTATCCAACTTGGAGATAAGACAGGAAAGTTTAAAACTTATAGAAAAAGTAAGAAGCGATAATCATCTATCAGAGGCAATAACAGGAGGAGAGATTGTAGAGGAGCTACCACTTGCTTTTGCACTGGCAAGGGAAGCTGCAAAAAGAACTCTGGGACTTCGTCCTTTTGACGTTCAGCTTATAGGTGCCCTTGCCTTACACAAAGGTATGATTGCGGAGATGAAAACGGGAGAAGGAAAAACCTTAGTTGCTGCTATATCAATCTACCTTAACGCTTTAACGGGAAAAGGCGTTCATCTTGTTACAGTAAACGATTATCTGGCAAAAAGAGACGCAATTACAATGGGTTCTATCTATAAATTCTTAGGTTTATCTGTTGGGGTAATAAATACTAATCACGTTTCTTATTTAATTGAATGGGCAGATGAAGAAAAGTTTAAAAGAGCTTTAGAGTTAGATAAAAGAGTATGGGAAAAAGGGTTTTTTGGTGAGCTTTTACCACCAGAAAAGTTTGATGTAGAAGCAAGAAAAGATTTCTTTACAGTTGCAGTAGAAAGTGATAGAAGGTCTGCTTATGAAGCTGATATAACTTACGGAACAAACAACGAATTTGGCTTTGACTACTTAAGAGATAATATGGTATTTTCAAAAGACCAGATGGTACAGGTAAAAGGTCATCATTATGCAATTGTAGACGAAGTAGACTCAATCCTTATAGATGAAGCAAGAACGCCTCTTATAATATCTGGACCATCTGGAGAAGATGTATCTATCTATTACATGACAGATGCTTTTGTTAAAACACTTATAAAAGATGAAGATTACACCGTTGATGAAAAAAATAAAACAGCAGTCTTAACAGAAAAAGGAGTAGAAAAAGCAGAAAAGTACTTTAACTTAGAAAATCTCTATGACCCAAGAAACGTTGATATTCTCCATGCAATAAATCAATCTCTAAGGGCAAACACTCTCTATCACAGGGATGTGGATTATGTTGTAAAAGACGGAGAAGTTATAATAGTTGATGAGTTTACAGGAAGACTTATGCCTGGAAGAAGATGGTCTGACGGTCTTCATCAGGCGATAGAGGCAAAAGAAGGAGTAAAAATTCAAGCAGAAAACCAGACTCTTGCATCTATAACCTTCCAAAACTACTTTAGAATGTATAAAAAACTTGCAGGAATGACAGGAACAGCCGAAACAGAAGCCTTAGAGTTTAAAGAGATATACAACCTTGACGTTTTAGTTATACCTACAAACAAACCTGTAAAAAGAATAGATTACCCCGACTTAGTTTACAAAACAAAGAAAGAAAAATTCAACCAAGTTATAGAAGAGATAGAAAGGCTTCATAAACAAGGAAGACCTGTTTTAGTAGGAACTGTGTCCGTTGAAACTTCTGAATACTTGTCAGGATTATTAAAGAAAAAAGGAATACCCCATAACGTCCTAAACGCAAAAAATCACGAAAGAGAAGCAGAGATAATAGCTCAAGCAGGTAGAATAGGAGCTGTTACTATATCAACAAATATGGCAGGTAGAGGAACAGATATTCTACTTGGTGGAAACCCTGAATTTTTAGCAAAAGAGATACTTAAAAAGAAAGGACTAACCCCAGAAACAGCAACGGAAGAACAGTACGCCCAAGCTCTAAAAGAAGCACAGAAGATAACCCAAGAAGAAAAACAAAAAGTTATAGAACTGGGAGGTCTTGCAGTAATAGGTACAGAACGACACGAAAGTAGAAGGATAGACAACCAGCTAAGAGGTAGAGCAGGTAGACAGGGTGACCCTGGAAGCTCCAGATTCTATCTATCCCTTGAAGATGACCTACTTAGACTGTTTGGTGGTGATAGACTTAAAGCGTTGATGGATAGACTAAAAATACCAGAGAATGAACCTATAGAAAGTACAATGGTATCAAAAGCCATAGAAAACGCACAAAAAAGAGTAGAAGGGCAAAACTTCCAGATAAGAAAAAGGCTCCTTGAGTTTGACGATGTAATGAACAAACAAAGACAGGTTATATACTCATTAAGAAAAGATATATTAGAGGGTGTAAACCTTAAAGATGAAATTAAACTTTGGCTTACAGATATAGTCTTATACTTCTTAGATAAGTATGCTCCTGCAGACCAGTATCAGGAAAAATGGGATTTTGAAGAGTTAAAGAAAACCTTTAAAGAGTGGCTTGGTTTAGACATAGAGATTCTTACAGATAGAGAATGGGACAGAAAAGAGCTTGAAGAGTATATCCTAAAACAACTTGAGGAGTACTACAATCAAAAAGAAGAAAAATTAGGAAGCTCTCTTATGAGAGAGTTTGAAAGATACATGACACTACAGGTTTTAGACAATCTTTGGAAAGACCACTTACACAATCTTGACAGATTAAGAGAGAGTGTTTACTTAAGAGGATACGCTCAGAGAGACCCTCTTGTAGAGTATAAGAAAGAATCTTTTGAGCTGTTTGAAGATATGATGTTTAAGTTAAAATACAACACTTTAGAGTACTTATACAAACTTCAAGTCCAATCAGAAGAAGTTTTAGAAGAAGAAAAAGCTAAAAAAGAGAAAGAAGCTGAAAAAACTCTAAAAAAGGCTGATACAAATAAAGAGGAAGAGAAGAAAAAGAAAGTTATAAAGTACAAAAACAGAATGGAAAGAAGAAAAAATAAATAG
- the rpsB gene encoding 30S ribosomal protein S2, whose protein sequence is MSVEISMRELLEAGVHFGHQVRRWNPKMKPYIYTKRNGIHIIDLSKSVPLFKQAIDFIINEVGNGAEVLFLGTKKQAQAIIEEQAQRCGAYYVNYRWLGGMFTNFQTVRKSIAKLRKLQKMEAEGAFEILPKKEVMKLKKQKEKLEKYLKGIVDMNRVPDIIFVVDTVREDLAVTEANKLGVTVVAIADTNCDPDKIDYPIPGNDDAIKAISLITSKIADAVIEGKKMRESLGTAVETKTIEEELLAKESEVVESGYMGAKNHSKEERLSEIVEKEAKESVEEAKEEL, encoded by the coding sequence ATGTCAGTAGAAATCAGCATGAGAGAGCTTTTAGAAGCTGGAGTACACTTTGGCCATCAGGTCAGAAGATGGAACCCAAAGATGAAGCCGTACATCTACACAAAAAGAAACGGCATTCATATCATTGACCTATCTAAGTCAGTGCCACTTTTCAAACAGGCTATAGACTTTATTATCAATGAAGTGGGAAACGGTGCGGAAGTACTGTTCTTGGGAACTAAAAAGCAAGCTCAAGCCATCATAGAAGAACAGGCTCAGAGATGTGGAGCTTACTACGTTAACTACAGATGGCTTGGTGGAATGTTTACTAACTTCCAAACAGTTAGAAAAAGCATAGCAAAACTTAGAAAACTTCAAAAGATGGAAGCCGAAGGTGCATTTGAGATTCTTCCTAAAAAGGAAGTTATGAAGTTAAAAAAACAAAAAGAAAAACTTGAAAAGTACCTAAAAGGTATAGTTGATATGAACAGAGTTCCAGACATTATCTTCGTAGTAGATACAGTTAGAGAAGATTTAGCTGTAACAGAAGCAAACAAACTTGGAGTTACAGTTGTAGCTATAGCAGATACAAACTGCGACCCTGACAAAATAGACTACCCAATACCAGGAAACGACGACGCAATAAAAGCTATAAGTCTAATCACCTCTAAAATTGCAGATGCAGTTATAGAAGGAAAGAAAATGAGAGAAAGCTTAGGAACAGCTGTTGAAACAAAAACAATTGAAGAGGAACTCCTTGCAAAAGAATCAGAGGTAGTAGAATCGGGTTATATGGGAGCTAAAAACCATTCTAAAGAAGAAAGACTTTCAGAAATAGTTGAAAAAGAAGCAAAAGAATCTGTAGAAGAAGCAAAGGAGGAGTTATAA